The genomic stretch GCCGCATATCGTCGGGCAGGGCGTCCAGCCGGTCGACGAGCTGGGCCAGGTTGAGCGTACCCGTCGCGGAGTACACCAGGCCGATGGCGACCAGGAAGATCACCGAGGAGAGCAGGCTGACCACGACGTACGTGGTGCCGGCCCGGATCCGGGTCTCGGTGCTGCCCAGCGTCAGCAGCACGTAGCTGGCGACCAGCAGGATCTCGAAACCGACGTAGAGGTTGAACAGATCGCCGGAGAGGAACGCGTTGCACACGCCGGCGGTCAGCACCAGATAGGTGGGGTGGTAGACCGACAGCGGCGTCTCCTCGTTGCCGTCGGCCATGCCCTGCCCGATGGAGTAGACCAGCACGCAGAGGGTGACCGACGCGGAGACCACCAGCATGAGCGCGGCGAGCTGGTCAGCGACCAGCACGATGCCCAGCGGGGCCACCCAGCCGCCCACCTCCACCACGAGCGGACCGTCGATGCTGGACCGCACCAGCAGCATCGCGGCGACCGCGACGGTGGCGGTGAGCACGGTGAGGCTGACCCACCGCTGGGCGCGCGGACGGCCGAGCAGCAACAACGTCAGTGCCGCGCCGAGCAGTGGCATCACCACCGGCAGCGGAACGAGGTAGGTCATCCGGCCCTCCCCGTGTCGACCGCGGCGGTTCGAGACCGCTCTGTCTCGGTCTTCGCGTCGTCATCGTCATCGTCGTCGCCGGTGCCCGCGTCCGCGTCACCCGGACCCTCGTCGCGTTCCGCGAGATCCATGATCCGGCGGTCCTCGACGTCGTCCTGCACCTCGTCGTGCCCGTTGAGGTGCCAGCTCCGGTAGGCCAGGGCGAGCAGGAAGGCGGTCATGCCCAGGGTGATCACGATGGCGGTGAGGATCATCGCCTGAGGCAGCGGATCACTCATCTCCTCCTGCGGCCCGACGCCGACGATCGGCGCGGTGCCGGAGCGGCCGCCGGTGAGCAGCAGCATGTTGGCACCGTTGCCGAGCAGGATGACGCCCATCAGGACCCGGGTCAGGCTGCGCTCCAGCAGCAACGTCACGCCTGCGGCGACGAGGACGCCCACCACGATGACGTAGGTGAGGTTGGGTGTCACACCAGCTCCTTCTCGCGGATCTCGGCGTCCTCGGTCTCGTGTTGGCGGTCCATCTCGGCGCCCAGGCTGCGCAGGATGTCCAGCACCAGCCCGACGACGATCAGGAAGACGCCGACGTCGAAGAAGGCCGAGGTGACGAAGTGGATGTGCCCCAGCACCGGCAGGTGGAAGTCGAGCAGGGCGCTCTGGAGGAACTCCCCACCGAACAGCATCGCGGCCACGCCCGTGCCGACCGCGACGAAGAGTCCGGCACCGAGGACCGCGCCGGCGTCGACCGGTGCCGCGCCGTTGAGCTCGGTACGCCCACCGGCCAGGTAGCGCACGGCCAGGGCGAGGCCGGCGACCAGACCGGCGGCGAAACCACCGCCCGGGGCGTTGTGGCCACTGAACAGCAGGTAGATGGAGAACAACAGCATGGCGTGGAACAGCAGTCGGGTGACCACCTGGAGGATGACCGACTGGGAACGCGCGGTGGCGCCGGTGGTCAGCCAGCGGGGCCGGGCCGACTCGGTCGGGCTCCCGCCGGGGATCTGGCCACGCCGGTCGAGGTCACGGGCGTGGCGGAAGATCAGGCTGGCCACACCGGTGGCGGCCACCACCAGCACCGCGATCTCGCCCATGGTGTCCCAGGCCCGGATGTCGACCAGGGCCACGTTGACCACGTTCTTGCCGCCGCCGTAGGAGACCGCCTCGTCGGGGAAGTCCACCGAGATGGGGATGGCCTGGCGGGCGCCGGTCGCGACGTACACCATGCCGGCGGTGACCGCTCCGACCGCGATGCCGATGGCGACGCGTCCCCGACGGCTGGACCGGATCGGCCGTTCCGAGAACTTCACCGGCAGACGACGCAGCACCAGCACGAACATCACGATCGTGACGGTCTCCACCAGGAACTGGGTCAACGCCAGGTCCGGGGCACCGTGCAGGACGAACAGCAGCGCGATGCCGTAGCCGGCGACGCCGACAAGGATCATCGCGGTGAGCCGGCGCAGCGCGCGGGCGGCCATCACGGCGGCGATCACGACGACCGCGGCGGCGACCCCCTGCAACGGCGTGTCCCACAGGTGGAAACGCTGCGGCCAGGGGCCGCCCGCGATCAGCGCTCCACCGGGCAGCACGACCAGCACCACCAGGATGACGCCGAGGTAGAACGGCAGCGAACCACGCTGGGTGGCACCGGTCAGTTCGACGGCCAGGCGGTCGATGCCGCCGATGGCCTTCTTGTAGAAGGTGGCGCCGTCGAACGGCAGTCGCAGCGTCGCCCGGACCCGTTCGCGCCGCATCAGGTGGAACAGGCCGGCACCGGCGGCGATCGCCAGCACCGACAGGCCCAGCGCCGGTGTCAGGCCGTGCCAGAGCGCCAGGTGGTAGCCCGGTTCGGCGGTGCGGTAGAGGTCGGCGTACGGGGCGAGCACACGGTCCACGGCCGGGGCGAACAGACCCGCGGTGACACCCGCGACCGCCAGCACCGCGGCCGGGGCGAGCAGCGACCAGGACACCGGCGTGGACTCGGTGGTCGGGGTGTCCGGCTTGTCGGCGAAGGCGCCCCACATGAACCGCAGGGTGTACGCCACGGTCAGCACCGAGCCGAGGATCACCCCGGCGAGGACGACCAGGTTCGCGGTGCCGCCGTGCAGCAGCGACTCGACCGCCGCCTCCTTGGCCACGAACCCGGCCATCGGCGGCAGGCCGGCCATCGACGCGGCCGCGAGACCGGCCACCACGGCCAGGGCGGGTGCCCGACGCCGGAGCCCGCTGAGTTCGCGCAGGTCACGGGTGCCGGTGACGTGGTCGACCACCCCGACGGTGAGGAACAGGGTCGCTTTGAACAGGGCGTGCGCCAGCACCATCGCCACCCCGGCCAGCGCGGTGTCCCGGGTGCCGCCACCGAGGACCACCATCAACAGGCCGAGCTGGCTGACCGTGCCGTAGGCCAGCAGCAGCTTGAGGTCGACCTGGCGCAACGCGGCCCAGCCGCCGAAGAACATGGTGAGCAGACCGGCCACCAGGAGCACCGGGCGCCACGGTCCGGCCTCGGCGACCGCCGGGCCCATCAGGGCGACCAGGAACACGCCGGCCTTGACCATCGCCGCGGCGTGCAGGTAGGCGCTGACCGGTGTGGGAGCCGCCATCGCGCCGGGCAACCAGAAGCTGAACGGGAAGATCGCCGACTTGCTCAGCGCGCCCAGCAGGACCAGCACCATCGCCACCGCGAGGTAGCCGCCGCCTGGCAGGTTCTCGGCGATCTCGGACCACCGGTAGGTGCCGGCGTGCTGGCCGAGCATGACGAAACCGGCGAGCATCGCCAGACCGCCCAGCGTCGTCACCAGCAGGGCCTGCATGGCCGCCCGTCGGCTGGCCCGCTTCGCCGGGTCGTAGCCGATCAGCAGGTAGGAGAAGACCGTGGTCAGCTCCCAGAACACGTAGAGCAGCAGCAGGTCGTCCGAGACGACCAGGCCGAGCATCGCGCCGGCGAAGGCGACGAACACGGCGGCGAAGCGTCCCAGGCTGGGGTCGTCGGAGCGGAAGTAGCGGGCGCTGTACGCGAGGACGAACGCGCCGACCCCACCGACCAGTACCACCATCAGCCAGGACAGCGTGCCCATCCGTAGCGCGAGTTCCAGCCCCAACTGCGGCACCCAGGAGACGGTTTCCACCACCGGTTCACCGGAGCGGACCCCGCTCGTGTGAGCCAGCGCCCACACCAGCGTCGCGCCAGGCACCAGTGCCACCAGGTAGAGGGCGTGCCGTCCCCAGGTCCGCACCAGCGCCGGGGCGATCACGGCTGTCAGCGCATGGACCGCCACCAGTACCAGCACACACCCTCCCCAGAGATCATTCGTCGGTCTGACGACCCTATCCGGTAAGGACCGCAATCCGCATCTGCCGTGATCCGGATCAAAGGTGTGTCACCCTGACAGACCGCCCCGCCTCGTGTGCGAGTTCACGTGCGGTTCACATCCGGACCCACGCTCGAAACCCGCCGCTCACCAGGCAATCCGATCACACCTTAACGGATGTTCAGTCTCGTCCCGCACGTCGGAGTCGTCCGTCGTCGCGGTCGATACGAAGTTCTCGTTCCAGCTCGTCGATGAGGGTGCGCAGATCGTCCAGCCGTCGGCTGATCCCGATCCGAAGACAGGAGGTGCGGGACCGGCGAGGCCGGCCACCGTGCGTCACGAAGACATCGACGTACGGCAGTCATGGCCCACAGCGTACGGGACGTCGGGACGAGGACGGTCATGCCTTCGCGGGGCGCGATGTCGTACCGGCGTGCCCCGGCCGGCACGACATCGCCCCCCCCCCTGGACGACCGCCCTCATGAAACAGGTCTCAGGCCACGGGAACCCGGTCCAGGAACCCCAGTACCTGGGTCAATCGGCCGTCGTCGTCGACGGTCGCCACGTCGAAACCGGCGATCGGCGCCTAGACGCCCTCAGGACCGAGTTCCCATGCGAAGCGGACCTGCTGGTGGTGGCCGTCGACCGGACCGACCGCGCGGAACGTCATCCCCGGGAACCGGTCCTGCACCGCGGCGATCGTCGCGTCGACGGCCTCCCGCCCTCTGGGCGACCACCAACGGGTCGACGTAGCGCCCCTCGACGGCGAACACGTCGTCGATCTCCCGGCGACGCCGCGCCGGGTCGGTCTCGTTCCAGATCGCCAGGTACCGCTCGACCAACGTGTCGAACTCGACAGCCATCGACGTCTCCTCGTCGCCACAACTGGCCCCGGTCCGCGCCGCCGTGCGGCGGATCCTCGACGGGCACCACCCGTACCCGGCCGTGCTCGTCGACCGGCACTGGCAGCTCCTCGAGGCCAACCCCACGGTCGCCCTGTTCACCGCCGACGCCCACCCCGACCTGCTCGTCCCACCGGTCAACGTGCTGCGGCTCAGCCTGCATCCGGACGGCATGGCACCGCGCATCGCCAACCTGGCGCAGTGGCGCACTCACCTGCTCAAACGGCTGCGTCACCAGGCCCAGGCGACCAGCGATCCGGTGCTGTCCGCGCTGCATGACGAGCTTTGCGGCTACCCCGGCGGCGACGGTCCCGCCGAGCCGGTCGGTGACCTCGCCTCGCGGGTCGCCGTCCCGCTGCGGTTCCGGCACGGCGACGGCGAGCTGTCGAAGTAGGTGTCCGGCCAGGGCTCGTCCCGGTAGCGGAAGTGCCACCACTCCCGGTCGTAGCCGACGAACCCGCCGTCGGTCATCAACTGCCGCACCAGCCGCCGGTTCTCCCGCGCGGTGGCGCCGACACCACCACGCCAAGGCCGATCGCCCACCGGCCGAGCCTGCGCCGGGGGCGCTGCTGACGGGTGCCGACCAGTCCGGCCGGAGCAGGTCAAAGGTCCGGACGACCACGGTGGGCTGCCCGACCGCGGCGGGCGACGAGTGCGCCGCCCAGCAGGGTCAGGCCGGCGGCGAGCACGGTCAGCGAGGCCCACCGGAGCGGGGCGGCGAGGGTACGTCGGCCGGACTCGCCGGCCGCCCCGCCGGGCAGCGCCTGCGGTGGCACGGGGGCCGACGGTACGGCGGACGTCGCGGTGCCGGGGCTCACCAGCACCCCGACGGAGGCGTCCCGGGGCAGCGCGAAACCCCAGTCGAGCAGCGCGGCCCCCTGCTCCCAGCCCCGCTTGTCGACGACGTCCGCGCCGAGCAGCGTGACCACCAGCCGACGCCCGCCCCGCTCGGCCGCGCCCACGTAGGTGTGCCGGGCCAGGTCCGTGTAGCCGGTCTTGCCGCCCAGCGCCCCGGGGTAGTGGTAGAGTAGCTGGTTGTCGTTGTCGATGGTGAAGCCCTTCGCGCCCTGCCTCGGCTGGGGCGGGATGGTCGCCTCCCGGGTGGCCGCGTACCGGCGGAAGTGCGCGTCGGCGAAACAGGCCCGGGCGATCAGCGCCAGGTCGTACGCGCTGGTGA from Micromonospora craniellae encodes the following:
- a CDS encoding Na+/H+ antiporter subunit A; the encoded protein is MLVLVAVHALTAVIAPALVRTWGRHALYLVALVPGATLVWALAHTSGVRSGEPVVETVSWVPQLGLELALRMGTLSWLMVVLVGGVGAFVLAYSARYFRSDDPSLGRFAAVFVAFAGAMLGLVVSDDLLLLYVFWELTTVFSYLLIGYDPAKRASRRAAMQALLVTTLGGLAMLAGFVMLGQHAGTYRWSEIAENLPGGGYLAVAMVLVLLGALSKSAIFPFSFWLPGAMAAPTPVSAYLHAAAMVKAGVFLVALMGPAVAEAGPWRPVLLVAGLLTMFFGGWAALRQVDLKLLLAYGTVSQLGLLMVVLGGGTRDTALAGVAMVLAHALFKATLFLTVGVVDHVTGTRDLRELSGLRRRAPALAVVAGLAAASMAGLPPMAGFVAKEAAVESLLHGGTANLVVLAGVILGSVLTVAYTLRFMWGAFADKPDTPTTESTPVSWSLLAPAAVLAVAGVTAGLFAPAVDRVLAPYADLYRTAEPGYHLALWHGLTPALGLSVLAIAAGAGLFHLMRRERVRATLRLPFDGATFYKKAIGGIDRLAVELTGATQRGSLPFYLGVILVVLVVLPGGALIAGGPWPQRFHLWDTPLQGVAAAVVVIAAVMAARALRRLTAMILVGVAGYGIALLFVLHGAPDLALTQFLVETVTIVMFVLVLRRLPVKFSERPIRSSRRGRVAIGIAVGAVTAGMVYVATGARQAIPISVDFPDEAVSYGGGKNVVNVALVDIRAWDTMGEIAVLVVAATGVASLIFRHARDLDRRGQIPGGSPTESARPRWLTTGATARSQSVILQVVTRLLFHAMLLFSIYLLFSGHNAPGGGFAAGLVAGLALAVRYLAGGRTELNGAAPVDAGAVLGAGLFVAVGTGVAAMLFGGEFLQSALLDFHLPVLGHIHFVTSAFFDVGVFLIVVGLVLDILRSLGAEMDRQHETEDAEIREKELV
- a CDS encoding MmyB family transcriptional regulator; protein product: MSNSTAIDVSSSPQLAPVRAAVRRILDGHHPYPAVLVDRHWQLLEANPTVALFTADAHPDLLVPPVNVLRLSLHPDGMAPRIANLAQWRTHLLKRLRHQAQATSDPVLSALHDELCGYPGGDGPAEPVGDLASRVAVPLRFRHGDGELSK
- a CDS encoding Na(+)/H(+) antiporter subunit C, whose protein sequence is MTPNLTYVIVVGVLVAAGVTLLLERSLTRVLMGVILLGNGANMLLLTGGRSGTAPIVGVGPQEEMSDPLPQAMILTAIVITLGMTAFLLALAYRSWHLNGHDEVQDDVEDRRIMDLAERDEGPGDADAGTGDDDDDDDAKTETERSRTAAVDTGRAG